In a genomic window of Meleagris gallopavo isolate NT-WF06-2002-E0010 breed Aviagen turkey brand Nicholas breeding stock chromosome 1, Turkey_5.1, whole genome shotgun sequence:
- the LOC104912063 gene encoding phosphatidylinositol 4-phosphate 3-kinase C2 domain-containing subunit gamma-like: protein MAPLFQGYYKFFLLSLFKAGCITHDLIVEILRCTNQYPVHEECLLSVCGSDEFLQNNHSLGSHESLRKATTDIHLHLHTTTNLKQSLARMHEDDQGQFSVNELLEYTCAWRLTR, encoded by the exons ATGGCTCCATTGTTTCAAG GATACTATAAATTTTTCTTGCTATCTTTATTTAAAGCTGGATGTATAACTCATGACTTAATTGTGGAGATCCTCCGTTGCACAAATCAATACCCAGTCCATGAAGAATGTCTTCTAAGTGTTTGCGGCTCTGATGAATTCTTACAAAA TAATCATAGTTTGGGCAGCCACGAGAGTCTTCGCAAGGcaaccactgacattcatctTCATCTACACACCACTACAAATTTGAAGCAAAGTTTGGCTCGAATG CACGAGGATGACCAAGGACAGTTCAGTGTGAATGAGCTGTTAGAATATACTTGTGCTTGGAGACTGACTCGGTAA